The genomic interval CCCATACATGGAAAAACTGCCGGCAGGTTACTGGGATCTACTATATGAAGCATGGAAATACGATTTCAGGACAACAAAACAGGTTATTCCGAATATGGTAAAGAGGATGAACCCGGTAACTCGGAGGATAATAGACCTTATGAACGACGCTGTATTTGATAACCTGGACAAAATATTTAAGCAACTTGCAGAAACAAAGGGGAAGAAATCGGCAGATTTTACAGATATTAATATGAATACTGTTACAGGATTCCTGAAAACTGTCTACTGGATAACAAGGTACACTGCTGGAAAAGAGATCAAAAATAAAAAAGTTTCCTCTTTAACAAATGAAGCAAGAATATAATAATTTTCCGTAAATAATTTTATTTATGATTAGCATATCACTTCTGTATGTACAATAAAAATGAAAACATAACAAAAAAGCAATTATCATTTGTGAACGATCTTATAAAAAGGGGAGAGGAAAACCAGAAGATTGTGGATGATTATGTAAAATCCCTGAAAAAAGGTTCAATAGAAGAATTATCCAAAAAGGAAGCCTCATCATTGTTAGATAAACTTCTCAAAAAATAAAAATTAATAAAATACCAGGTTATTAAGACAAAATGGAAAATACGGTTATTTTAAAAAAGAATACTGCCGAGGTAGTTACCCTCGAGGAGTGCAAAGATCTCGTTCCGGATAACAGCGAAGCTTATATCGGGTTCGAGCCCTCCGGCCTTCCACACATAGCAATACTGATTTATGTAAACAAGATAAATGAACTTGTAAAGCTTGGATTTAATGTAAAGGTCTTGCTGGCTGACTGGCATGCAAGGGTTAATGATAAGTTGGGCGGCGATATAGACCTTATCAGGAAAAGTGGTGAAACACTGAGAAAAAGCATGTTATATGCTGGTCTTCTGGATGGAGTCCAGTTTATCTGGGCTACAGACCTGGTAGCCAATCCGGATTACTGGGAATTGCTTCTACAGACAGCGAAGAATTCATCATTATTGAGGATAAGAAGATCACTTCCAATCATGGGAAGAACAGAAGAAGATGCTGATAAGGATTTCAGCAAATATATTTATCCGCTCATGCAGGTAACAGATGTATTTTACCTGAATTCTGATATAGCAATTGGTGGAACAGACCAGAGGCATGCCTATATGCTCGCAAGGGACATTGCAGAAAAAATGGGGAGGAAAAAACCGATACTGGTGGAAATGCCACTGATTTCATCCCTTAAGGGAAAGGGAAGGATGGATGATTTCAAAAAGATGTCAAAAAGTGACCCGGATTCTGCATTATTTCTTACCGATAGTGAAGATGATATCAGAAGGAAAATAAAAAATGCATTCTGCCCTATGGGGATTGTTGATGGCAATCCTGTCATCGATATAATGAAGTATGTTATATTCCCCTACTATGCAACGGAAATAGAGATAAACCGGCCGGAATCACACGGAGGGCCCTATACAATCCACTCCTTTGGAGAATTGGAATCAAAATATCTTAATTCCGAGATCCATCCTATGGATTTGAAAAAGGCACTTACACAGATTTTGATAAATGTTATATTGCCTGTAAGCAATAAACTTAATAGTGATTAAATGCCATGGATACCTATTAGAAGCGTTGATAAACACGTTTACAGCATGTTAGTTAAGATGGATAATAATTACATGCTCACTATAAAGAGCTTTAAAAAGGATAGGATAGTTACAGTGAAAAAGCTGGAAGGCAGGTTCAACATTATCGAAGAGGGATTCAGAAACGAAAATTTCACCGTGGACGAAAAAGACCTGAAAAAAATTATGAAAGAGATAATAGAACTGGAGTATCCAAGGTCACATAAGGTAATGGTATCGGAGCAGGAGTTGCACCTCTAAAAATATTTATCAAGGCTGGACTGGTTTGCTCCGGAGTAATTCTTTTCTATCCTGTCAAGTATACTGTTTATCCTATTCTCTGAAAAGCTATGTTCCGCACAGAGATATTCAATTATTTTCTCCCTGTAAGGCGGTGCAAATTTTAATTCTCCAGTATCCTCAACCGGTGGATTCAGAAAAAATTCCTTAATTTCATCCAGATTATCTATGGTTTTATTCTTCTGTTTCAGCACAGATTCTATATCGCCGTATTTTTTTATCAGGGATAGTCCGGTTTTCGCGCCTATTCCCCTTATGCCCGGATTAAAATCAGTTCCAACAAGAATCCCGATGCCAATCAGCTGATCCTGTGTAATTCCCAGATTGTCAAGATTTTCCTTTAAATCTATGATTTCGGGGGTAATATTTATGAATTTTCCTGTTCCGGAAATTCTCCTCCGGCCATACATGGTAAAATTCCTTAGAACCCTCCTGGCACCTAACAGGAGGCAATCATAGTCCTGTGAAATTACAGAATCAACAGCTCCTACTTTACTCATGTAGGAAGCCTGGGCTTCGCCTTCACTTGGCGCCTGAACCCATGGAACACCCATCATGTCTAAAAGCTTTTTGGATTCTGATACTATGTCTGCCGTAATATAATTAATCCTGGAGGATAGTGTTTTTATTTTTTCCGCATCTTTGTTTTCCATTGCAAGATTAAGTTCAGCTATATTTTTTTCTTTTATGGCTTTTCTTTCCTTTAATGTTTCATCCTTCAGCCGGTATGGCTTCCCATCAAATGAATAAACAGGTTTTATATTGTTCTCCAGCAATGTGGCTGTCCGGTAAAAAATTCCGGAAAGATGTGATGTAATATTTCCGTGTTCATCCTTAAGCGGTTCTCCATCCTCACCCCTTATGCTGCTTAGAAACTGGTAAATTATATTAAAAGCATCTATGGATACTGTTATGCCTCCGTTCTCCCTTATGCTGGTCTGATGTTTGACCAGGATTCCTGATATATCTACCCCCATTTTTAAACCTCACATTCTATGCCACTGTCAACTATTCTGAAACCGGTATAGGAACCTTCGCGGATTGACCTGTGTTTTTCGACGGTTATTCTCCTCATTCCCCCGGATAATTTCTCTATCCTGTATATGGCTTTCATGGCATGGTCTATAAAAAATCCACCGAAAGGCTCCAGTGTACTGTTATTCACATCCTCATATATCTGATTGGTTATGACCACCGGAATTTTATATTTAAGCGCAATCCCGGAAAGTATGTTCAACTGCTTCTCATAGCCCTCCATTCTGGCGGACGCATCTTTGCCTGCCTCCATTCTAAAAAAATTTGTGAAGGAATCAACCACCATAATACCGAAACTATTTTTTGACTCTCTCTTTTCTCCTATCAGTTTATCCGATTTTATGAGTGCTAAATACTGGTCATCAAGTGATTTTACCCTGTAAATATTCATATGGTTAATTAATTCCATATCGCCATTTGCTATGCTTCTGAATCTTTCAACTGAAAAGCCCTCACTGTCAATATAAATTGCAGAATTTCCATTTTTTAATGCAGAGATTGAATAGATCATGGCCAGATTTGATTTCCCGGCTCCACCTTCTCCATAAAATTCAGTTATTATTCCGGGTTCTAGACCTCCCTCCATTAATTTATCAATGCACGGATAACCTGACATAGTTTTATACTCACTTTCATTAAGTTTTATCTTTTCCATTTGCCACCACATTACATATAGCCAACGACCTGCATAAGTAGGCTTATACTGGACCTCCCACTGCATTAATTAACTTCTTTGATACCACTTGATCATATCATACTTTTTTGACGAGACCCTTAATTTTCAGAGCTATACTCCTGAATTATTATACCATTATCAACACTTTATTTTTATTGTTTTTGCTTTATTGAGATTGGCACAGTTTTCATATCTATACAACAACCTGAGAAAGCCTGGAACATCTTTAGGTATGTTTTTCCATTACTTATTTTGATGGTACCCGTTCAATCTACTGATCGTTAATGGTTCTATCATCCACCACATCTGTTGTGTAGTCTGAACGCTAAACATGACGGTACTATATATCAGTATCACACGTCACTATTGGTGTATTTTGTATGGACTATAAAGATTTTCGGTTAAATTTCCAATTTCCTACAAAATATAATTCACCTTCAACTTATTCCGCTGATAG from Ferroplasma acidiphilum carries:
- a CDS encoding tyrosine--tRNA ligase, whose product is MENTVILKKNTAEVVTLEECKDLVPDNSEAYIGFEPSGLPHIAILIYVNKINELVKLGFNVKVLLADWHARVNDKLGGDIDLIRKSGETLRKSMLYAGLLDGVQFIWATDLVANPDYWELLLQTAKNSSLLRIRRSLPIMGRTEEDADKDFSKYIYPLMQVTDVFYLNSDIAIGGTDQRHAYMLARDIAEKMGRKKPILVEMPLISSLKGKGRMDDFKKMSKSDPDSALFLTDSEDDIRRKIKNAFCPMGIVDGNPVIDIMKYVIFPYYATEIEINRPESHGGPYTIHSFGELESKYLNSEIHPMDLKKALTQILINVILPVSNKLNSD
- the fen gene encoding flap endonuclease-1, producing MGVDISGILVKHQTSIRENGGITVSIDAFNIIYQFLSSIRGEDGEPLKDEHGNITSHLSGIFYRTATLLENNIKPVYSFDGKPYRLKDETLKERKAIKEKNIAELNLAMENKDAEKIKTLSSRINYITADIVSESKKLLDMMGVPWVQAPSEGEAQASYMSKVGAVDSVISQDYDCLLLGARRVLRNFTMYGRRRISGTGKFINITPEIIDLKENLDNLGITQDQLIGIGILVGTDFNPGIRGIGAKTGLSLIKKYGDIESVLKQKNKTIDNLDEIKEFFLNPPVEDTGELKFAPPYREKIIEYLCAEHSFSENRINSILDRIEKNYSGANQSSLDKYF
- the radB gene encoding DNA repair and recombination protein RadB; protein product: MEKIKLNESEYKTMSGYPCIDKLMEGGLEPGIITEFYGEGGAGKSNLAMIYSISALKNGNSAIYIDSEGFSVERFRSIANGDMELINHMNIYRVKSLDDQYLALIKSDKLIGEKRESKNSFGIMVVDSFTNFFRMEAGKDASARMEGYEKQLNILSGIALKYKIPVVITNQIYEDVNNSTLEPFGGFFIDHAMKAIYRIEKLSGGMRRITVEKHRSIREGSYTGFRIVDSGIECEV